In one Brassica oleracea var. oleracea cultivar TO1000 chromosome C9, BOL, whole genome shotgun sequence genomic region, the following are encoded:
- the LOC106319197 gene encoding zinc finger protein CONSTANS-LIKE 5-like, which translates to MGFGLENIKSISGGWGAAVRFCDACQSVSAAVFCRVDSAFLCLTCDTRIHSYTRHERVFLCEVCEQAPAAVTCKADAASLCVTCDSDIHSANPLASRHERVPVESFFDSAETAVAKISASTFGVLGSSATVDLTAVPVMGNSDELGLCPWLLPNDFSEPAKPEMKSSEFMFSDFDRLIDFEYPNSFNHQQPHNNAGADSLVPVQTKTEPLPLSKNDHCFDIDFCRSKLSAFTYPTQSISHSVSTSSLEYGVVPDRNTSSEISIPFNRSTTTITASTATTGDQASSMNREARVLRYREKRKNRKFEKTIRYASRKAYAESRPRIKGRFAKRTETENDNVFSSHVYASAAQYGVVPTF; encoded by the exons ATGGGATTCGGCTTAGAGAACATCAAATCAATCTCCGGCGGGTGGGGCGCGGCGGTGCGTTTCTGTGACGCTTGTCAATCAGTATCCGCAGCCGTGTTCTGCCGAGTTGACTCAGCTTTCTTATGCCTCACTTGCGACACACGAATCCACTCCTACACGCGCCACGAGCGCGTGTTTCTCTGCGAAGTCTGCGAACAAGCTCCCGCCGCTGTCACCTGCAAAGCCGACGCCGCCTCTCTCTGCGTCACCTGCGACTCCGACATCCACTCCGCTAACCCACTCGCTAGCCGCCATGAACGCGTCCCCGTCGAGTCGTTCTTCGACTCAGCTGAAACCGCCGTCGCCAAAATCTCAGCTTCGACGTTTGGGGTCCTCGGGTCGTCTGCCACCGTGGATTTAACTGCCGTTCCGGTGATGGGTAACTCCGACGAACTCGGTTTGTGCCCGTGGCTGCTTCCTAACGACTTCAGCGAACCGGCAAAACCCGAAATGAAATCTTCTGAGTTCATGTTTTCTGATTTCGATCGACTCATAGACTTCGAGTATCCAAACTCCTTCAATCATCAGCAGCCGCATAACAACGCAGGAGCAGACAGCCTTGTCCCCGTTCAGACAAAAACAGAGCCTCTTCCGTTGAGTAAAAACGATCACTGCTTCGACATAGATTTCTGCAGATCAAAGCTCTCTGCTTTCACCTACCCAACTCAATCAATCAGCCACAGT GTTTCGACTTCGTCTCTGGAATACGGCGTGGTTCCCGACAGAAACACCTCGTCGGAAATCTCGATTCCGTTTAACCGGAGCACCACCACGATCACGGCCTCGACGGCGACCACCGGCGATCAAGCGAGCTCCATGAACAGGGAGGCTAGGGTTTTAAGGTACAGAGAGAAGCGAAAGAACAGGAAGTTCGAGAAGACGATCCGTTACGCTTCAAGGAAAGCTTACGCGGAGTCACGGCCAAGGATCAAAGGCCGGTTCGCGAAACGTACAGAGACTGAAAACGACAACGTTTTCTCGAGCCATGTTTACGCTTCAGCCGCACAGTACGGCGTCGTACCAACGTTCTGA